From Montipora foliosa isolate CH-2021 chromosome 6, ASM3666993v2, whole genome shotgun sequence, a single genomic window includes:
- the LOC138005210 gene encoding uncharacterized protein, whose protein sequence is MATTVYEREIGDGQVNTLIYSMGEETDDILVSFGLTTEEAKQYSVVKGKFEVHFVVKRNVIFERAKFNLRSQQDGESVDKFITDLYFLAEYCKFGTLRDDLIRDRIVVGIKDKKLSEQLQLDSKLTLEKAITKTRQSETVKKQQTFIQETKSDPPPTNVDRCLGQPHPKKPCPARESKCNKCSKVGHWAKTCRSAQLDKRVGEVHFPGRQEEEEEEEEEEEEEEEFFLGELTELSAVRGSTGDSWKVKVSLNGMLAEFKVDTVADVTVIPPSLYHSLQPAPSLSRTTRLLMGPCKQKLNCLGTFIADLQLHDKTAKEQVYVIGNLERPLLGRQPAELLSLITRFDSLSSDDYKSKVGDKCPKLFEGLAVMKDSYCITFKEDARPFQVLVPRKVPFPLYQKTKEELDRMLKAGVISTVDQTTDWCASMVVTPKSNGESAST, encoded by the exons atggcaacgaccgtttacgaaagggaaataggcgACGGCCAAGTGAACACTTTGATTTATTCGATGGGCGAAGAAACTGATGACATCTTAGTGTCATTCGGACTAACAACTGAAGAGGCAAAGCAGTACAGCGTGGTGAAAGGCAAGTTTGAAGTTCATTTCGTGGTAAAGAGAAACGTAATATTTGAACGAGCTAAGTTCAACCTGAGAAGTCAACAAGATGGCGAGTCAGTTGATAAATTTATAACGGATTTGTATTTTCTTGCTGAATACTGCAAATTTGGAACTCTAAGGGACGATCTCATCCGAGATAGAATCGTGGTAGGGATAAAAGACAAGAAGCTCTCTGAACAACTGCAACTGGATTCTAAGCTGACATTAGAGAAAGCAATCACGAAAACCAGGCAGTCGGAGACAGTTAAAAAGCAGCAAACTTTCATACAGGAAACCAAATCTGACCCACCACCAACTAATGTTGACC GGTGCCTGGGCCAACCACATCCAAAGAAACCATGTCCAGCCAGAGAATCAAAATGTAACAAGTGCTCCAAAGTAGGGCATTGGGCAAAGACCTGCAGATCCGCTCAATTAGACAAGAGAGTGGGTGAAGTGCATTTTCCGGGgagacaagaagaagaagaagaagaagaagaagaagaagaagaagaagaagagtttTTCCTAGGTGAACTCACTGAGCTATCTGCCGTCCGAGGAAGTACAGGAGATTCATGGAAAGTTAAAGTTTCACTGAATGGAATGCTAGCAGAATTTAAAGTGGATACCGTTGCAGATGTAACAGTAATTCCACCTAGCCTGTATCACAGTTTGCAACCAGCTCCATCACTTAGCAGGACCACCAGGCTACTGATGGGTCCATGTAAACAGAAATTGAACTGTCTAGGGACGTTCATAGCAGACTTGCAATTGCATGATAAGACTGCTAAGGAGCAAGTGTATGTCATAGGAAATTTGGAGCGACCTTTGCTAGGAAGACAGCCAGCTGAACTTCTATCGCTGATAACCAGATTTGACAGCCTGAGCAGTGATGACTACAAGAGTAAAGTAGGAGACAAGTGCCCCAAGTTGTTTGAAGGACTAGCTGTCATGAAGGACAGTTACTGCATCACATTCAAAGAAGATGCCAGACCTTTCCAAGTGTTAGTCCCAAGGAAGGTACCCTTCCCCTTGtatcagaaaacaaaagaagagttAGACAGGATGCTGAAGGCAGGTGTCATATCCACAGTGGACCAAACCACTGATTGGTGCGCCTCCATGGTTGTGACCCCGAAAAGTAATGGCGAGTCTGCGTCGACCTAA